The following are encoded together in the Juglans microcarpa x Juglans regia isolate MS1-56 chromosome 2D, Jm3101_v1.0, whole genome shotgun sequence genome:
- the LOC121249358 gene encoding uncharacterized protein LOC121249358, which translates to MMTIHGVAAYLDHLPIWIDTIGEKQHNERRKPFTFEAIWVGEKECANIIEETWKYGGRQNNMGTFMQLISKCEKFCINGIRINLGMYKQSLEKLRRAFNRYKNQIQGSQGLMTIRLLDRKCKSGWREEIMWRQRSKSLWLRDSDQNTKYFHSQASICRKKNKITKLKDESRVWKEADQKDNLIIDYFRSLFSIEDQHDPMEFLYQIN; encoded by the coding sequence ATGATGACTATTCATGGAGTGGCTGCTTATTTAGATCATCTTCCAATATGGATAGATACAATTGGTGAGAAACAACATAATGAAAGAAGAAAGCCATTTACATTTGAAGCAATATGGGTGGGGGAAAAGGAATGTGCTAACATCATTGAAGAGACTTGGAAGTATGGAGGGAGGCAGAATAACATGGGGACATTTATGCAGCTGATCTCAAAGTGTGAGAAGTTCTGTATAAATGGAATAAGGATAAATTTGGGAATGTACAAGCAAAGCTTAGAAAAGCTAAGAAGAGCCTTCAATCGATACAAGAATCAAATCCAAGGTTCACAAGGACTGATGACCATAAGGTTGCTAGATAGGAAGTGCAAAAGTGGTTGGAGAGAGGAAATAATGTGGAGACAAAGGTCTAAGTCACTTTGGCTTAGAGATAGTGATCAAAATACTAAGTATTTCCATTCACAAGCTTCTATCTGTAGGAAGAAGAACAAAATAACAAAGTTGAAAGATGAGTCTAGGGTATGGAAAGAAGCAGACCAGAAAGACAATCTCATTATTGATTATTTTCGATCTCTATTCTCAATTGAAGATCAGCATGATCCCATGGAGTTTCTGTATCAGATCAATTAA